Proteins from one Nitrobacteraceae bacterium AZCC 2146 genomic window:
- a CDS encoding putative PurR-regulated permease PerM (product_source=COG0628; cog=COG0628; pfam=PF01594; transmembrane_helix_parts=Inside_1_12,TMhelix_13_35,Outside_36_38,TMhelix_39_61,Inside_62_73,TMhelix_74_96,Outside_97_174,TMhelix_175_197,Inside_198_232,TMhelix_233_255,Outside_256_264,TMhelix_265_287,Inside_288_293,TMhelix_294_316,Outside_317_330,TMhelix_331_353,Inside_354_379): MTPEDNVRKRSDLAWSIAVGGIATVAFAVFVLFAWYFSATLFLIFAGILLGVGLNALTELFGRIMGGPHALRLTAVCLLLAALFSGVIFLGGATIADQAKVLSTTLKSQIVNVKSFLDRHGIDTSYLDFGNLGAADASARLETPSSAAPSSRSNLPSAGTLASSGGAIVSQTLKIILGTVGALGNFFIVLFLGLSFAAQPSVYRKGLLHLTPPRHRAPVTAIVDRISDTLERWLIAQMITMVAVGAVTWIGLMLIGVPSAFILGVQAGLLAFIPTVGALLGGLIVVLASLASGWVAAASAFVLFLGVHAMESYVLTPILQRQALDIPPATLFAFQILLGVVFGVWGLALALPVLAIVKVVIDFLREDDDTSSSPIAKAA; this comes from the coding sequence GTGACCCCTGAAGACAATGTCCGGAAGCGCAGCGATCTGGCCTGGTCGATCGCCGTCGGTGGCATCGCCACGGTGGCGTTCGCAGTCTTCGTCCTGTTCGCCTGGTACTTCTCGGCCACGCTGTTCCTGATCTTCGCCGGCATCCTGCTGGGCGTCGGCCTGAATGCGCTCACCGAACTGTTCGGCCGCATCATGGGCGGCCCGCACGCGCTGCGGCTGACCGCCGTATGCCTGCTGCTCGCGGCACTTTTTTCGGGCGTGATCTTCCTCGGCGGCGCCACCATCGCGGACCAGGCCAAGGTGCTGAGCACCACGCTCAAGTCGCAGATCGTCAACGTCAAATCGTTCCTCGACCGGCATGGCATCGACACCAGCTATCTCGACTTCGGCAACCTCGGTGCCGCGGACGCCTCGGCGAGACTGGAAACCCCCTCGTCCGCGGCACCGTCCTCGCGCAGCAACCTGCCGAGCGCCGGTACTCTCGCATCGAGCGGCGGCGCAATCGTCAGCCAGACGCTGAAAATCATTCTCGGCACCGTCGGCGCGCTCGGTAATTTCTTTATCGTGCTGTTTCTCGGCCTGTCGTTCGCCGCGCAGCCCAGCGTCTATCGCAAGGGACTGTTGCATCTGACACCGCCGCGGCATCGCGCGCCGGTGACGGCCATTGTCGACCGGATCAGCGATACACTGGAGCGCTGGCTGATCGCGCAGATGATCACGATGGTTGCGGTCGGCGCCGTGACCTGGATCGGCCTGATGCTGATCGGCGTTCCCAGCGCCTTCATCCTCGGCGTCCAGGCCGGATTGCTGGCGTTCATTCCCACCGTCGGTGCGCTGCTCGGCGGGCTGATCGTCGTGCTCGCCAGCCTCGCCTCGGGCTGGGTCGCTGCGGCCAGCGCCTTCGTGCTGTTCCTCGGCGTGCACGCGATGGAAAGTTATGTGCTGACGCCGATCCTGCAGCGGCAGGCGCTCGACATTCCGCCAGCCACGCTGTTTGCGTTCCAGATTCTGCTCGGCGTCGTATTCGGCGTCTGGGGGCTGGCGCTGGCCTTGCCCGTGCTGGCAATCGTCAAGGTCGTCATCGACTTCCTGCGCGAAGACGACGACACGTCATCTTCGCCCATCGCCAAGGCGGCCTGA
- a CDS encoding heme-degrading monooxygenase HmoA (product_source=COG2329; cog=COG2329; pfam=PF03992; superfamily=54909) has translation MKGRAIMITEIAQIDVKPGTEKDFEAAVAKARPLFLRAKGGKGFELHKSVEKPSRYRLMAKWETLENHTVDFRGSPDFAEWRALVGPYFAAPPEVEHTETVLTTAA, from the coding sequence ATGAAGGGCCGCGCCATCATGATCACCGAAATCGCACAAATCGACGTCAAGCCAGGCACCGAGAAGGATTTTGAAGCCGCGGTCGCGAAAGCGCGTCCGCTGTTCCTGCGCGCCAAGGGTGGCAAGGGCTTCGAGTTGCACAAGTCGGTCGAAAAGCCGTCGCGCTATCGGCTGATGGCAAAATGGGAAACGCTGGAAAATCACACCGTGGATTTCCGCGGCTCGCCGGACTTCGCTGAATGGCGCGCGCTGGTCGGACCGTATTTTGCAGCGCCGCCCGAAGTCGAGCATACCGAGACGGTGCTTACGACTGCCGCCTGA
- a CDS encoding hypothetical protein (product_source=Hypo-rule applied; transmembrane_helix_parts=Inside_1_57,TMhelix_58_77,Outside_78_78), with amino-acid sequence MITSHDTASNSALMSLEAAAASARSGFACMFSSSDEYETAVITERRAQGRYGAQRSRWPMIAFVGCSLMIVGTVLLFA; translated from the coding sequence ATGATTACATCGCACGACACCGCTTCGAACTCCGCTCTGATGTCGCTTGAAGCGGCCGCCGCTTCGGCGCGCAGCGGCTTTGCCTGCATGTTCTCGAGTTCGGACGAATACGAGACCGCCGTCATCACCGAGCGCCGTGCGCAAGGTCGCTACGGGGCACAGCGCAGCCGCTGGCCGATGATTGCCTTCGTCGGCTGCAGTCTGATGATCGTGGGCACCGTACTTCTGTTCGCCTGA
- a CDS encoding diguanylate cyclase (GGDEF)-like protein (product_source=TIGR00254; cath_funfam=3.30.70.270; cog=COG2199; pfam=PF00990; smart=SM00267; superfamily=55073; tigrfam=TIGR00254; transmembrane_helix_parts=Outside_1_4,TMhelix_5_27,Inside_28_33,TMhelix_34_56,Outside_57_59,TMhelix_60_82,Inside_83_88,TMhelix_89_106,Outside_107_115,TMhelix_116_138,Inside_139_150,TMhelix_151_173,Outside_174_182,TMhelix_183_205,Inside_206_416), which produces MSLDSSTLYLVATLVAAMLGGMLLFFGRQEKIPALNWWGFAYLLGAVSVALWTLAGTMLGEALSLACNAVGFVACAMVWNAARVFHGRQPSWAGLFLGALAWIAAIVSLPPEASMLRMTIGAGIVALYAVLTASELWSERRRSIQRRWPTFVVPLLHGFALMLPILLGDLLQADQSNFHNSVWVTAFAIELVLYAVGTVFVIFMLVSERTVSAHKAAASCDPLTGLFNRRGFSEATARMIEREAKAGRPITVMIFDIDHFKSINDRFGHPAGDEILKLFATVITNTLRITDLSGRIGGEEFAAMLPCNLEEAILAAERVRESFATCGIEVDEAPVVTTVSIGVAGGPASTELEVLLAAADTALYQAKRGGRNRVQAAEEQPLSLEQGRRNVAGQMAPPKPASVVRGGVTMSASSAR; this is translated from the coding sequence ATGTCGCTCGATTCGTCCACTCTCTATCTGGTCGCAACTCTGGTTGCCGCGATGCTGGGTGGGATGCTGCTGTTCTTCGGACGGCAGGAGAAGATCCCCGCGTTGAACTGGTGGGGTTTTGCCTATTTGCTAGGCGCGGTCTCCGTGGCGCTGTGGACGCTTGCCGGCACGATGCTGGGCGAGGCGCTGTCGCTGGCCTGTAACGCCGTGGGCTTCGTCGCCTGCGCCATGGTGTGGAACGCCGCGCGTGTCTTTCATGGCCGCCAGCCAAGTTGGGCAGGTCTGTTCCTGGGCGCGCTGGCCTGGATCGCGGCGATCGTCAGCCTACCGCCGGAAGCGTCAATGCTGCGCATGACCATCGGTGCCGGCATTGTCGCATTGTATGCGGTACTGACCGCCAGCGAGCTGTGGTCGGAGCGGCGCAGGTCGATACAGAGGCGCTGGCCGACCTTCGTGGTGCCGCTGTTGCATGGTTTCGCGCTGATGCTGCCGATCCTGCTTGGCGACCTGCTGCAGGCGGACCAAAGCAATTTCCACAACAGCGTCTGGGTCACGGCGTTCGCCATCGAACTCGTGCTCTATGCTGTCGGCACCGTGTTTGTGATCTTCATGCTGGTGTCGGAACGCACCGTGAGTGCGCACAAGGCGGCGGCCTCCTGCGATCCGCTCACCGGCCTGTTCAACCGCCGCGGATTTTCCGAGGCCACCGCGCGCATGATCGAGCGCGAAGCCAAGGCGGGCCGACCCATTACCGTGATGATTTTCGACATCGACCATTTCAAGTCGATCAACGATCGCTTCGGCCATCCGGCCGGCGACGAGATTCTCAAACTATTCGCGACGGTCATCACCAATACGCTGCGCATCACCGACCTTTCCGGCCGGATCGGTGGTGAGGAGTTCGCGGCGATGCTGCCGTGCAATCTCGAAGAAGCGATTCTCGCCGCGGAGCGTGTGCGGGAATCCTTTGCGACGTGCGGCATCGAAGTCGATGAGGCACCGGTGGTGACCACCGTCAGCATCGGCGTTGCCGGCGGTCCTGCCAGCACCGAACTCGAGGTGCTGCTCGCCGCGGCCGACACGGCGCTGTATCAGGCCAAGCGCGGCGGTCGCAACCGGGTCCAGGCCGCGGAAGAGCAGCCGCTGTCGCTGGAGCAGGGACGGCGCAACGTCGCGGGGCAAATGGCGCCGCCGAAACCCGCCAGCGTGGTGCGCGGCGGCGTCACCATGAGTGCTTCAAGCGCGCGCTAA
- a CDS encoding small subunit ribosomal protein S9 (product_source=KO:K02996; cath_funfam=3.30.230.10; cog=COG0103; ko=KO:K02996; pfam=PF00380; superfamily=54211), whose protein sequence is MSDTMQSLDQLSSLKVSAPDAPKYVKKIDKQGRAYATGKRKDAVARVWIKPGAGKILVNTREVEVYFARPVLRMLIQQPLVAAARAGQYDVICTVAGGGLSGQAGAVRHGISKALTCFEPDLRGVLKKGGFLTRDSRVVERKKYGKAKARKSFQFSKR, encoded by the coding sequence ATGTCGGATACCATGCAGTCTCTCGATCAGCTGTCGTCGCTGAAGGTGTCCGCTCCGGACGCGCCGAAGTACGTCAAGAAGATCGACAAGCAGGGCCGCGCCTACGCGACCGGCAAGCGCAAGGACGCGGTTGCCCGCGTCTGGATCAAGCCGGGCGCCGGCAAGATCCTCGTCAACACCCGTGAAGTCGAAGTGTACTTCGCGCGTCCCGTGCTGCGCATGTTGATCCAGCAGCCGCTGGTCGCCGCAGCCCGTGCCGGCCAGTATGACGTGATCTGCACCGTTGCCGGTGGCGGATTGTCGGGACAGGCGGGCGCGGTGCGTCACGGCATCTCGAAGGCGCTGACGTGCTTCGAACCGGATCTGCGCGGCGTCCTGAAGAAGGGCGGCTTCCTGACGCGCGACTCGCGTGTCGTCGAGCGCAAAAAGTACGGCAAGGCGAAAGCCCGCAAGTCCTTCCAGTTCTCGAAGCGCTAA
- a CDS encoding large subunit ribosomal protein L13 (product_source=KO:K02871; cath_funfam=3.90.1180.10; cog=COG0102; ko=KO:K02871; pfam=PF00572; superfamily=52161; tigrfam=TIGR01066), translating into MKTFSAKPAEITKKWIVIDATGLVVGRLATLVAMRLRGKHLPTYTPHVDCGDHVIIINAAKVVFTGRKREDKVYYNHTGFIGGIKERTAKSILEGRFPERVVEKAVERMIPRGPLGRVQFGNLRVYPGAEHPHEAQQPEALDVGALNRKNKRAA; encoded by the coding sequence ATGAAGACGTTTTCGGCAAAGCCAGCCGAGATCACGAAGAAGTGGATCGTCATCGACGCCACTGGTCTCGTGGTCGGCCGGCTCGCCACGCTGGTCGCGATGCGACTGCGCGGCAAGCATCTCCCGACTTACACCCCGCATGTCGATTGCGGCGACCATGTCATCATCATCAATGCCGCCAAGGTGGTTTTCACCGGCCGCAAGCGTGAAGACAAAGTCTATTACAATCACACCGGCTTCATCGGTGGCATCAAGGAACGTACTGCGAAGTCGATCCTCGAAGGCCGTTTCCCGGAGCGCGTTGTCGAGAAGGCCGTCGAGCGCATGATTCCGCGCGGGCCGCTTGGCCGCGTCCAGTTCGGCAATCTGCGCGTCTATCCCGGCGCCGAGCATCCGCACGAAGCTCAGCAACCCGAAGCGCTCGATGTTGGCGCGTTGAACCGCAAGAACAAGAGGGCCGCATAA
- a CDS encoding uncharacterized protein (TIGR00369 family) (product_source=TIGR00369; cath_funfam=3.10.129.10; cog=COG2050; pfam=PF03061; superfamily=54637; tigrfam=TIGR00369; transmembrane_helix_parts=Outside_1_60,TMhelix_61_83,Inside_84_143), translating to MTSAKMSVAELETFLHREFPQAFGSGDIAIESADGTTCLLRQAYGERMLRPGGTVSGPTLMALADFAMYVVLLSAIGPVGLAVTTNLNINFLRKGQPGQDVLAAAKLLKLGKRLAVGEVTLLSGTSPDPIAHVTSTYSIPNVG from the coding sequence ATGACGAGCGCGAAAATGAGCGTGGCGGAACTGGAGACATTCCTGCACAGGGAATTTCCGCAGGCGTTCGGCAGCGGCGACATTGCCATCGAAAGCGCCGACGGCACTACCTGCCTGCTGCGCCAGGCCTATGGTGAGCGGATGTTGCGGCCCGGCGGTACGGTGTCCGGACCGACGCTAATGGCGCTGGCCGACTTCGCCATGTACGTGGTGCTGCTGTCGGCGATCGGGCCGGTGGGCCTCGCGGTCACCACAAATCTCAACATCAATTTCCTGCGCAAGGGGCAGCCCGGGCAAGATGTGCTGGCCGCGGCGAAGCTGTTGAAGCTCGGAAAGCGCCTCGCGGTGGGGGAAGTGACCCTGTTATCAGGCACTTCGCCGGATCCAATCGCCCACGTGACCTCCACCTATTCCATTCCGAATGTTGGGTGA
- a CDS encoding enoyl-CoA hydratase/carnithine racemase (product_source=COG1024; cath_funfam=1.10.12.10,3.90.226.10; cog=COG1024; pfam=PF00378; superfamily=52096): protein MAQPARAATAQPPILLRETIGSIAVLTLNRPAARNSLSQGLIGELHAALDDIAGDRAVRAVVIAANGSAFSSGHDLKELTARRADADRGRAYFAHMMSICSAMMQAIVLLPKPVVASVQGVATAAGCQLVASCDLAVASEAATFATPGVDIGLFCSTPMVALSRNVPRKQAMEMLLTGEPISAERAREIGLINRVAPAGTERDAAIALAQQVARKSAHTVKLGKAAFYRQAEMSLADAYRFAAEVMTENMMAVDAEEGIGAFIEKRDPTWQDR from the coding sequence ATGGCCCAGCCTGCACGCGCGGCGACCGCGCAACCTCCGATTCTTTTGCGCGAGACGATCGGCAGTATTGCCGTGCTGACGTTGAACCGGCCCGCGGCGCGCAACAGCCTGTCCCAAGGACTGATCGGCGAATTGCACGCCGCACTCGATGACATCGCCGGCGACCGCGCCGTGCGCGCGGTGGTGATCGCCGCGAACGGCTCGGCATTCTCCTCCGGCCATGACCTGAAAGAACTGACCGCGCGCCGCGCCGATGCCGATCGCGGCCGCGCCTACTTTGCGCACATGATGTCGATCTGCAGCGCGATGATGCAGGCCATCGTGCTGTTGCCGAAGCCGGTGGTCGCCTCGGTGCAAGGCGTCGCCACCGCCGCGGGATGCCAGCTGGTCGCGAGCTGCGATCTCGCGGTGGCTTCGGAAGCTGCGACCTTCGCGACGCCCGGTGTCGATATCGGGCTGTTCTGTTCGACGCCGATGGTGGCGCTGTCGCGCAACGTGCCGCGCAAGCAGGCGATGGAGATGCTGCTCACCGGCGAGCCGATCTCGGCCGAACGTGCTCGCGAAATCGGTTTGATCAACCGCGTCGCACCCGCCGGCACTGAACGCGACGCGGCAATCGCGCTGGCGCAGCAGGTGGCGCGCAAATCCGCCCACACCGTCAAGCTCGGCAAGGCCGCCTTCTACCGCCAGGCCGAGATGAGCCTCGCCGACGCCTACCGCTTCGCGGCGGAGGTGATGACGGAGAACATGATGGCTGTTGACGCCGAGGAAGGCATAGGCGCTTTCATCGAAAAGCGCGATCCGACCTGGCAAGACCGGTAA
- a CDS encoding putative CoA-binding protein (product_source=COG1832; cath_funfam=3.40.50.720; cog=COG1832; ko=KO:K06929; pfam=PF13380; smart=SM00881; superfamily=51735): MNHDHYNDAWIREILNTVKTVAMVGASPQNVRPSYFVFKYLAERGYDMIPINPGQVGKSLIGKPFVASLREIDRPIDMIDIFRNADHVMPIIDDALTLSPLPKVIWMQLGVRNDEAAAKAEAAGIKVVMNRCPKIEYGRLSSEISWMGVNSRTLSSKRAPIPTQGMRLSLNRASVGGGGTDAADRAAKNKNDAV, translated from the coding sequence ATGAACCACGACCACTATAATGACGCCTGGATCCGCGAGATCCTCAACACAGTCAAAACCGTCGCGATGGTCGGGGCATCGCCGCAGAATGTGCGGCCGAGCTATTTCGTCTTCAAATATCTCGCCGAGCGCGGCTACGACATGATCCCGATCAATCCCGGCCAGGTCGGCAAGAGCCTGATTGGAAAACCGTTCGTCGCCTCGTTGCGCGAGATCGACCGGCCGATCGACATGATTGATATATTTCGCAACGCCGACCACGTCATGCCGATCATCGACGATGCCCTGACGCTGAGCCCGCTGCCGAAAGTAATCTGGATGCAGCTTGGTGTCCGCAACGACGAGGCCGCGGCAAAGGCCGAGGCCGCGGGCATCAAGGTGGTGATGAACCGCTGCCCGAAAATCGAATATGGCCGGCTGTCGTCGGAGATTTCCTGGATGGGCGTCAATTCGCGCACGCTGAGTTCGAAGCGTGCGCCGATCCCGACCCAGGGCATGCGGCTGTCGCTGAATCGCGCCAGCGTTGGCGGCGGTGGCACCGACGCCGCAGACCGCGCGGCAAAAAACAAGAACGACGCCGTCTGA
- a CDS encoding O-acetylhomoserine (thiol)-lyase (product_source=KO:K01740; cath_funfam=3.40.640.10,3.90.1150.10; cog=COG2873; ko=KO:K01740; pfam=PF01053; superfamily=53383; tigrfam=TIGR01326) produces the protein MNDRIPGFATLAVHAGAQPDPTTGARATPIYQTTSFVFNDSDHAASLFGLQSFGNIYTRITNPTTSVLEERVAALEGGTAALATASGHAAQVVVFQQLLKPGDEFIASRKLYGGSINQFNHAFKSFGWNVVWADSDDVASFERAVTPHTKAIFIESIANPGGSITDIEAISAVARNAGVPLIVDNTLATPYLIRPIDHGADIVIHSLTKFLGGHGNSLGGIIIDAGTFDWSKDNKYPMLSEPRPEYHGIKLQETFGNFAFAIACRVLGLRDLGPALSPFNAFLIMTGIETLPLRMQRHCENAKAVAEFLSAHPAVAAVHYAGLASSPYYTLARKYAPKGAGAVFTFSLKGGYEAGVSLVSNLKLFSHLANVGDTRSLVIHPASTTHSQLDDDAKTRSGAGPDVVRLSVGIEDKEDLIADLEQALSA, from the coding sequence ATGAACGATCGTATTCCGGGGTTTGCCACCCTCGCCGTCCACGCCGGCGCGCAGCCCGATCCCACCACCGGCGCGCGCGCGACGCCGATCTATCAGACCACCTCGTTCGTGTTCAACGATTCCGATCACGCGGCCTCATTGTTCGGCCTGCAATCCTTCGGCAATATCTATACCCGTATCACCAACCCGACCACATCGGTGCTGGAAGAACGCGTCGCAGCCCTTGAAGGTGGCACCGCGGCGCTGGCGACCGCGTCCGGCCACGCCGCGCAGGTGGTGGTGTTCCAGCAGCTCTTGAAACCCGGCGACGAATTCATCGCCTCGCGCAAACTCTATGGCGGCTCGATCAACCAGTTCAACCACGCCTTCAAGAGCTTTGGCTGGAACGTGGTGTGGGCCGACAGCGACGACGTCGCCAGCTTCGAGCGCGCGGTGACGCCGCACACCAAGGCGATCTTCATCGAATCGATCGCCAATCCCGGCGGCAGTATCACCGACATCGAGGCGATCTCCGCCGTGGCGCGCAATGCCGGCGTACCCCTGATCGTCGACAACACGCTGGCGACGCCGTATCTGATCCGCCCGATCGACCACGGCGCCGACATCGTGATCCATTCGCTGACGAAATTTCTCGGCGGCCACGGCAATTCGCTGGGCGGCATCATTATCGATGCCGGCACCTTCGACTGGTCGAAGGACAACAAGTATCCGATGCTCAGCGAGCCCCGCCCGGAGTATCACGGCATCAAGCTGCAGGAGACGTTTGGCAATTTCGCCTTTGCGATCGCCTGCCGCGTGCTCGGCCTGCGCGATCTCGGCCCGGCGCTGTCGCCGTTCAACGCCTTCCTGATCATGACGGGCATCGAGACCTTGCCACTGCGCATGCAGCGCCATTGCGAGAACGCCAAGGCGGTGGCGGAATTTCTGTCAGCGCATCCGGCGGTCGCCGCTGTCCATTACGCCGGCCTCGCGAGCAGCCCTTATTACACCCTCGCCCGCAAATACGCGCCGAAGGGCGCCGGCGCGGTGTTCACCTTCAGCCTGAAGGGCGGCTATGAAGCCGGCGTCAGCCTGGTGTCGAACCTGAAATTGTTCTCGCACCTCGCCAATGTCGGCGACACCCGCTCGCTGGTGATCCACCCGGCCTCGACCACCCACAGCCAGCTCGACGACGACGCCAAGACCCGCTCCGGCGCCGGACCGGACGTTGTCAGGCTGTCTGTAGGCATCGAGGACAAGGAAGACCTGATCGCGGATCTGGAGCAGGCGCTGAGCGCGTAA
- a CDS encoding high-affinity iron transporter (product_source=KO:K07243; cog=COG0672; ko=KO:K07243; pfam=PF03239; superfamily=103473; tigrfam=TIGR00145; transmembrane_helix_parts=Outside_1_3,TMhelix_4_26,Inside_27_38,TMhelix_39_61,Outside_62_70,TMhelix_71_93,Inside_94_116,TMhelix_117_139,Outside_140_148,TMhelix_149_171,Inside_172_177,TMhelix_178_200,Outside_201_233,TMhelix_234_252,Inside_253_271) yields the protein MSSAFIQAAVILLREGLEAMLVIAALAGYLKKAGGGHRVAALYTGAVAAIFASLVAAWLFAVFNSGDHSDVLEGVIILFAASLMLYVSGWLMVKQDPRGWQDYLAHKADDALAQDTGLAVATLAFLAVFREGAETVLFINALATTEGGWSVGLFGGLAAATAGLVVLFYFINLIAQKIPLRPLFIITSAFLFAMAIKFIGEAVQEFQEQAIISVTDVKGSAFLSTIGLNPSVEALSIQLLVILFALATYSIVRRNSRLIREDKAAALRAKG from the coding sequence ATGTCTTCTGCATTCATCCAGGCGGCCGTCATTCTGCTGCGCGAGGGCCTTGAGGCCATGCTGGTGATCGCAGCACTCGCCGGCTATCTGAAGAAGGCCGGCGGCGGCCATCGCGTGGCCGCGCTTTATACCGGAGCGGTGGCGGCGATCTTCGCCAGCCTGGTCGCGGCGTGGCTGTTCGCCGTGTTCAATTCCGGCGATCACAGCGACGTTCTCGAAGGCGTCATCATCCTGTTTGCGGCGAGCCTGATGCTCTATGTCAGCGGCTGGCTGATGGTGAAGCAGGATCCGCGCGGCTGGCAGGATTATCTCGCCCACAAGGCCGACGATGCGCTGGCGCAGGACACCGGCCTGGCCGTGGCGACGCTGGCCTTCCTCGCGGTGTTTCGCGAAGGCGCCGAAACCGTACTGTTCATCAATGCGCTCGCCACTACCGAAGGCGGCTGGAGCGTCGGGCTGTTTGGCGGCCTGGCCGCCGCGACTGCAGGTCTTGTCGTGCTGTTCTACTTCATCAATCTGATTGCCCAGAAGATCCCGTTGCGTCCGCTGTTCATCATCACCTCGGCATTCCTGTTCGCGATGGCGATCAAGTTCATCGGCGAGGCGGTGCAGGAATTCCAGGAGCAGGCGATCATCTCGGTCACGGACGTGAAGGGCTCCGCGTTCCTCAGCACAATCGGATTGAACCCGAGCGTCGAAGCGCTGTCGATCCAGCTGCTGGTGATCCTGTTCGCGCTAGCGACCTATTCCATCGTCCGGCGCAACAGCCGGCTGATCCGCGAGGACAAGGCGGCCGCGTTGCGGGCAAAGGGCTGA